One region of Hymenobacter sediminicola genomic DNA includes:
- a CDS encoding metallophosphoesterase: MKRFLLTCGLVLTACTAPVWAQKPTQTPHTTRPNYHHGAENWEAKTPPDSSRIRYTVFLIGDVGKPIETAKGGEPSLNYLRKQILSAGTKSTTIYLGDNIYEYGMPEEGAYDRKESERRIVDQLNVLRDYQGEKYMIPGNHDWKQGNKGAVDQVNRQQRFVENFMTNDSAAFSYTGDFFIPRDACPGPFEVRLQDNVVMIAINSQWFLQGEGERPYGSNSGCGVANETDFFTQLEDIITQNKDKNIVVVAHHPIQSDGIHGGFFTLGDHIFPLSIVYKYAFLPLPIIGSVYPFARKYGGISQDIPHPLYQAYKKGLEDIFAKHPNIVYAAGHEHNLQYFKADTYHQIVSGSGCKTQHVRTGRDANAHFSDKEKGFARVNYYDDGQAWVEFWIPNAAGETGRLVFRTPLYAQTPVATDSVAVPLAGKRPNFRDSTVTVAVNSSYEERGKFHKFLFGEHYRKEWATPVTFPVLDLATEKGGLTPYKIGGGKQTASLKVRNEEGRNFTIRSLNKDPSAVLPEALRTGAAADILQDQISAQHPYSSLPIPPLATAADILHTNPELRYIPQDPLLGQYLERFGNTPGAIEEDAKDDQSDVASLGNAKNLVGTDKVFERITDDNDNRVNEKAFARTRLFDMWIGDWDRHEDQWRWAEKKDKDGDRKFTAVPEDRDVAFFKGDGLFPYLASRKWAIRNFQNFGDDYADWKGLNLTALSNDRVYLASVTKEQWVKEANDMKAGLTDEVIEKAFRERWPQQIYDLHAQEIIGKLKKRRDLLPEVAANYYTLLSRVTEVKGSKKREKFVVERLPDDKTRVSVQKINKEGELTKMLFDRTFDNKVTKELRLYGFDGNDIYDLKGDVKSGPRVRVIAGTGRDSIVDRSNVAGFRHYTHIYDADTGNVIVPGRDTRLRTEPGIDVSRYDVHNRSDRKDYTLNYFGPTLYFGYNVDDRLFFGGGVVYRTYGFRKEPYASEQSLAANYSPSQQAYNVRYLGHYVDVIGKYDLRVNAQFYGPQLLYNYFGEGNDTENILSDDNDTRARDINDTYRVRFSRLYVSPVLERDLFSFLNIGFGPQYDQFRVERNPIGSQIALGLDENNNGTSGAALGIRSSDFQLNRYLGGRAYLNIDAASSPKNPRIGLRWYNSIEYNYQLNAEQLKYGRMASEFRFYLTPNFPFQLTWAGRIGGNRNFGDYRFYQANTLGGTTNLRGYRRTRYAGRSSVFANAEVRLQLFEFNAYLVPGKFGIMGLADAARVYSQYDVKDGAKAFHTGFGGGVWADILKQAVINATYSVGEENLLFVGFDFLF; the protein is encoded by the coding sequence ATGAAGCGCTTTTTATTGACTTGTGGCCTAGTGCTGACGGCTTGTACGGCCCCGGTGTGGGCCCAGAAGCCAACGCAGACACCTCACACTACCCGGCCGAACTACCATCATGGCGCCGAAAACTGGGAGGCCAAAACGCCTCCCGACAGCTCCCGCATCCGCTACACGGTCTTCCTGATCGGGGATGTGGGCAAGCCCATTGAGACGGCTAAAGGTGGCGAGCCTTCACTGAACTATCTGCGCAAGCAGATTCTTTCCGCCGGCACCAAAAGCACCACCATCTACCTCGGCGACAATATCTACGAGTACGGCATGCCCGAAGAAGGTGCCTACGACCGTAAAGAGTCGGAGCGCCGCATTGTAGATCAGCTGAATGTGCTGCGTGACTACCAAGGGGAGAAGTACATGATTCCTGGTAACCACGACTGGAAGCAGGGCAACAAGGGCGCCGTAGACCAAGTGAACCGCCAGCAACGGTTCGTGGAGAATTTCATGACCAACGATTCGGCGGCCTTCTCCTATACAGGCGACTTTTTCATTCCGCGTGATGCCTGCCCCGGCCCGTTTGAGGTGCGCCTGCAGGACAATGTGGTGATGATTGCCATCAACTCGCAGTGGTTTTTACAGGGTGAAGGCGAGCGGCCTTACGGCTCGAACAGCGGCTGCGGCGTAGCCAACGAGACAGACTTTTTCACGCAGCTCGAAGACATCATTACTCAGAACAAGGACAAGAATATCGTGGTAGTGGCGCACCACCCCATTCAGTCAGATGGTATTCACGGCGGTTTCTTCACGCTTGGTGACCATATTTTCCCGCTTTCTATCGTCTACAAATACGCGTTCCTGCCGCTGCCCATCATCGGGTCGGTGTATCCATTTGCGCGCAAATACGGCGGGATTTCGCAGGACATTCCCCACCCGCTATACCAAGCATACAAAAAGGGGCTGGAAGATATTTTTGCCAAGCACCCAAACATCGTGTACGCGGCCGGCCACGAGCACAATCTGCAGTATTTCAAGGCCGATACGTACCACCAGATTGTGAGCGGCTCGGGCTGCAAAACTCAACACGTGCGCACCGGCCGCGACGCCAACGCGCACTTCTCGGATAAGGAAAAGGGCTTTGCGCGGGTCAATTACTACGATGACGGCCAAGCATGGGTAGAGTTCTGGATTCCGAATGCTGCCGGCGAAACCGGACGCTTGGTATTCCGCACTCCACTCTACGCCCAGACTCCGGTTGCAACTGACAGCGTAGCCGTGCCACTGGCTGGCAAGCGTCCTAACTTCCGCGACAGTACCGTGACGGTAGCCGTAAACTCTAGCTACGAGGAGCGTGGCAAGTTTCACAAGTTTCTGTTTGGAGAGCATTACCGCAAGGAATGGGCGACGCCAGTGACATTCCCGGTGCTGGATCTGGCTACTGAGAAAGGTGGTCTGACTCCCTACAAAATCGGGGGCGGCAAGCAGACAGCTTCGCTGAAAGTGCGTAACGAGGAAGGCCGCAACTTCACCATTCGCAGCCTCAACAAAGATCCATCGGCGGTGCTGCCAGAAGCGCTGCGTACCGGCGCCGCTGCCGACATTCTGCAGGACCAGATTTCGGCGCAGCACCCCTATTCGTCGCTGCCGATACCGCCGCTGGCCACGGCCGCCGACATTCTGCATACCAACCCGGAGCTGCGCTACATTCCGCAGGATCCGCTGCTGGGGCAGTATCTCGAGCGGTTCGGCAACACGCCGGGCGCCATTGAGGAAGATGCCAAAGACGACCAGAGCGACGTCGCTTCGCTTGGCAACGCCAAAAACCTGGTGGGCACCGACAAGGTGTTTGAGCGCATCACCGACGACAATGACAACCGCGTCAACGAAAAAGCCTTTGCTCGCACACGCCTCTTCGATATGTGGATTGGCGACTGGGACCGGCACGAGGACCAGTGGCGCTGGGCCGAGAAAAAGGACAAAGACGGCGACCGGAAATTCACGGCTGTGCCTGAGGACCGCGACGTTGCCTTCTTCAAAGGCGACGGCTTGTTTCCGTACCTGGCTTCGCGCAAGTGGGCCATTCGCAACTTCCAGAACTTCGGCGACGACTATGCGGACTGGAAAGGCCTGAACCTGACAGCCCTCAGCAATGACCGGGTGTACTTGGCTTCCGTGACGAAGGAGCAGTGGGTGAAAGAAGCCAACGACATGAAGGCCGGCCTCACCGACGAGGTGATTGAGAAGGCATTTCGGGAACGGTGGCCCCAGCAGATCTACGACCTGCACGCGCAGGAAATAATCGGGAAGCTGAAGAAGCGCCGTGACCTACTGCCCGAAGTAGCCGCCAACTACTACACGCTGCTGAGCCGCGTGACGGAGGTAAAAGGCTCTAAGAAGCGCGAGAAGTTTGTGGTGGAACGACTGCCCGACGACAAGACCCGGGTATCGGTGCAGAAGATCAATAAGGAAGGCGAGCTGACCAAAATGCTCTTCGACCGCACCTTCGACAATAAGGTGACCAAAGAACTGCGTCTCTATGGGTTCGATGGCAACGATATATATGACCTGAAAGGCGACGTGAAAAGCGGCCCGCGGGTACGCGTCATTGCGGGCACGGGCCGCGACTCTATCGTGGACCGCTCAAACGTGGCTGGCTTCCGGCACTACACCCACATCTACGATGCCGACACCGGCAACGTGATAGTGCCCGGCCGCGATACGCGCCTACGCACGGAGCCTGGCATTGATGTGAGCCGCTACGATGTGCACAACCGCTCCGACCGTAAGGACTACACCCTGAACTACTTTGGCCCCACGCTTTATTTCGGCTACAACGTAGATGACCGACTGTTTTTTGGCGGCGGCGTTGTGTACCGCACCTATGGCTTCCGCAAGGAGCCCTATGCTTCGGAGCAGAGCCTAGCCGCCAACTATTCGCCTTCGCAACAGGCGTACAACGTGCGCTACCTGGGGCACTATGTAGATGTAATTGGTAAGTACGACCTGCGGGTGAATGCCCAGTTCTACGGTCCGCAGCTGCTTTATAATTACTTCGGGGAAGGCAACGACACCGAAAACATTCTGTCCGACGACAATGACACCCGTGCCCGCGACATCAACGACACGTACCGGGTGCGCTTCTCGCGGCTCTATGTGAGCCCAGTGCTGGAGCGTGACCTGTTCAGCTTCCTCAACATTGGCTTTGGTCCGCAGTACGACCAGTTCCGGGTGGAGCGCAACCCCATTGGCAGCCAGATTGCGCTGGGCCTCGATGAGAACAACAACGGCACCAGCGGCGCCGCACTAGGCATCCGCTCCTCCGACTTCCAGCTGAACCGCTACCTGGGTGGCCGCGCCTACCTCAACATTGACGCGGCTTCGTCGCCGAAGAACCCCCGGATTGGCCTGCGCTGGTACAACTCAATCGAGTACAACTACCAGCTCAATGCCGAGCAGCTGAAATACGGCCGCATGGCTTCCGAATTCCGCTTCTACCTCACGCCTAATTTTCCCTTCCAGCTGACGTGGGCGGGTCGTATCGGGGGCAACCGTAACTTCGGCGACTACCGCTTCTACCAAGCCAACACGCTGGGCGGCACCACCAACCTGCGTGGCTACCGCCGCACGCGCTACGCCGGCCGCTCGTCGGTGTTTGCTAATGCCGAGGTACGGCTGCAGCTCTTCGAGTTCAATGCCTATCTGGTGCCCGGCAAATTCGGGATTATGGGCCTGGCCGATGCAGCGCGGGTGTATTCGCAGTATGATGTGAAAGACGGGGCCAAAGCATTCCACACTGGTTTTGGTGGGGGCGTGTGGGCCGACATCCTGAAGCAGGCTGTCATCAACGCTACGTATTCGGTAGGCGAGGAAAACCTACTGTTCGTGGGCTTCGACTTCCTGTTCTAG
- a CDS encoding DUF6268 family outer membrane beta-barrel protein, producing MRTTVTQRARLLRALPFFALLGAATVPAAAQVFPPPAPTPGDTTASGAIDQQEFATPSVVGMGPSKGLIFHYERMPTFKVNSDAQVVGLQDYSANAEKNARLVIKGYIPMLNRPHLKLILGVNYEREEFQFKQNPTNYELYDNIENKALKTLGAQLAVIRPVNTDNWYIFRIKGELSGDYTSSELNVTDYLRVSSEFLYGWKRSPTFSWGIGAQLGYTFGRQSIYPAVLYNRTFNNRWGVEALFPARVTMRYNASPRSLFFAGYSVDGFNYIIKLRNELTRKNPETGLALSDKSPLRTLELRETEVKFRGRWEREIYDFIWFGVEGGYRYNYAFDAFDRTNADREKIVDSKFAGAPYASLEIFIVPPRKFLKKSSAPR from the coding sequence ATGCGTACTACCGTTACTCAACGGGCACGTCTGTTGCGTGCTTTGCCTTTTTTTGCGCTGCTGGGCGCTGCTACTGTTCCGGCCGCTGCCCAGGTATTTCCGCCACCCGCTCCCACGCCCGGCGACACTACCGCCAGCGGTGCCATTGATCAGCAGGAGTTTGCCACGCCTTCGGTTGTGGGAATGGGCCCTAGTAAGGGTCTGATCTTCCACTACGAGCGGATGCCCACATTCAAGGTCAATTCGGATGCGCAGGTGGTAGGACTACAGGACTACTCGGCTAACGCCGAAAAGAACGCGCGGCTCGTCATCAAGGGCTACATTCCGATGCTTAACCGTCCCCATCTAAAGCTTATTCTGGGAGTCAACTATGAGCGGGAGGAGTTCCAGTTTAAGCAGAACCCAACCAACTACGAGCTCTACGATAACATTGAGAACAAGGCGCTCAAAACGCTGGGCGCGCAACTGGCCGTCATCCGGCCAGTGAACACCGACAATTGGTACATCTTCCGGATAAAGGGCGAACTGAGTGGCGACTACACCTCCTCGGAACTGAACGTGACGGACTATTTGCGCGTGTCGTCGGAGTTTCTGTATGGCTGGAAGCGCAGCCCTACTTTTTCGTGGGGTATCGGGGCGCAACTGGGCTACACCTTTGGGCGGCAGAGCATCTACCCGGCAGTGCTCTACAACCGTACCTTCAACAACCGGTGGGGGGTGGAAGCACTGTTTCCGGCCCGCGTAACGATGCGCTACAACGCTTCGCCCCGTTCCCTGTTCTTTGCCGGCTACTCAGTTGATGGCTTCAACTACATCATCAAACTGCGCAATGAGCTGACGCGCAAAAACCCGGAAACCGGCTTGGCCTTGTCTGACAAAAGCCCGCTACGGACGCTGGAACTTCGTGAAACTGAAGTGAAATTCCGGGGCCGCTGGGAGCGTGAAATCTATGACTTCATCTGGTTCGGCGTGGAAGGTGGCTACCGCTATAATTACGCTTTCGACGCCTTCGACCGCACCAACGCCGACCGGGAGAAGATAGTTGACAGCAAGTTTGCCGGGGCGCCATATGCCTCTCTCGAAATCTTTATTGTGCCGCCTCGTAAGTTCCTGAAAAAAAGCAGCGCCCCGCGCTAG